The genomic segment GGGCAGGCCTAGCTGGTATAGGTGGTGCCATGTTAGCGTCTTTCTACTATATATTCCCAGAGATGGGGATCCCATTTACATTAATAGCCTTTATATCTGTCGTCCTAGGAGGATTCGGCAACATATTGGGCCCCGCAATAGGGGCCGTGATTGTGGGGCTTACACAGGGGCTCGGAGCAATTATACTTACGCCTAGCATGAAGGATATAGTTGTATATCTAGTCTTCCTAGCCCTGCTCTTAGTAAAGCCTACTGGGATTTTCTCGAGGTGATCTGTGTTGGTTATTCGAAGCCTTAGAGACATAGATCTTCTCGTTATCATAGCAGCTTTCTCACTCCTAACTATACTGCCTACTATATATTCAAATTATTTCTTCGTAAACTCATTATTCCTAGCAACTATATATATGATATCCTCCACAGCTTGGAACATCATGGGAGGCTACACCGGGTTAATAAGTTTCGGGCATGCAGCATTCTTCGGCTTAGGAGCATACTCTCTTGCTATAACTTATAACGTAGGGATAAACCCTTGGATCGGTATTGTGATAGCAGGCACCATATCATCTCTCTTTGCACTCGCAATATCGCCACCGCTGCTAAGGCTGAAAAGCCATTGGTTTGCCCTAGGAACAATAGCTGTGGGGGAGGCTCTGAAGCTTTTCTTCAATAACTGGGAATATGTGGGAGGGGCTAGGGGTATAGAGCTTGCTAGAAGGGAATACACCCTCCAGTGGGTATACTTTGTAGAGCCAATATATTATAACTATGTAGCTATAGCTATAGCGTCTATATCGATAGCCTCTATGATGATCCTTATGAGGAGCAGGTTGGGTTACTATCTTCAAAGCATAAGGGAGAGTGAGGAGACAGCAATGTCGGTCGGTATAGACCCCTTTAAATATAAGATGATCGCGATGATAGCTAGCGCCTTCTTCACAGGGGTGGCAGGGGCTCTATATGCTCTTAGATATAGGTATGTAGATCCTTTCAGCACAATGGATCTATTTATATCGGTGCAGATATGCTTAGTAGCAATAGTTGGAGGTGTTTACAGCTTTTCCGGCCCTATAATAGGTGCTCTAACCATTGTACCAATAGCAGAGTATATAAGGGCAGTTATAGGGGGCTTCTATGGTGCCAGATACTTTGGTATACATCTCCTCATATACGGACTGGTGCTCCTAGCACTATCTCTCTATTCGCCAGGAGGCATTATAAGTGCGATTAAAAAAATAACGGGTGTGAGACGCTGATGAAAACTATCTTACGAGCAGAGGGTATATCCAAGAGATTTGGAGGGGTGATCGCTCTCAACAAGGTTAGCATCGAGGTGAAGGAAGGGGAGTTCCTAGGCATAATAGGGCCTAACGGGTCTGGCAAGACAACTCTTTTCAACATCATAACAGGCTTTGTAAAGCCCGATGAGGGCAGAGTTATCTATATGGGTATAGATATAACAGGTCTTCCACCCCACAGAATTGCTAGGATGGGTATTGCTAGGACGTTCCAGATTATGAGGCCCCTAGAAAATCTCTCGGTTTTCGATAACCTAGTCACCTATGCTCTGCCTAGGAGTAGGAGTAAGAAAGAGGCTGTAGAGAAGGCTGAAAGGGTTCTAAAACTGGTTGGTCTCTCCGATAAAAGGGATCTTCTTGCCCGAGATCTAAATGCTGCTGAGAAGAGAAGGTTAGAGCTTGGCAGGGCCATCATATCAGAGCCAAAGCTACTCCTGTTAGACGAGGTGTTGGCAGGCCTCAGCCCCGCTGAGATAGACAGATCTCTCGATCTTTTGGGAAGAATACATAGCATGGGGATAACGATAGTTATGATTGAGCATATTATGAGGGCTGTAATGAGGATCTGCCGGAGGATAGTGGTTCTAAACTATGGAAATATCATTGCAGAGGGCACCCCAGAGGAGGTATCGAGAGACCCAAGAGTTATAGAGGCATACCTTGGAAAACCTATAGCTGAGGGTTTTAAAGCAGGGTAGAGGTGGGTTATAGAGTGGTTGGGGATCTAGTAATAGAATCTCTTGATGTGTTCTATGGCAACGTACAGATCTTAAGAGGAGTATCGATGCATGTTAGGGAGGGAAACATAACAGCTCTTATAGGGCCTAACGGATCTGGTAAGACAACCCTTCTAAAGACGATCTCAGGTCTTCTAAAACCCCTCAAAGGATCTATAAGATACGAGGGGAAAGAGCTAACATTGCTAAAGCCACACGAGATCGTTGAACTAGGAATAGTCCATGTTCCAGAGGGGAGGAGGCTCTTTCCCAATCTAAGCGTATATGAGAATCTGAAGCTGGGCGCCTATAGCAAGAGGGCGAGGAATAGGTTTGAGGAAAACTTAGATAAGGTACTAGCCATGTTCCCCATATTGAAAGAGAGGCTTAAGCAGAAGGCAGGAACGCTGAGCGGTGGTGAGCAGCAGGTGCTAGCAATAGCGAGGGCCCTTATGGCAGAGCCAAGAGTTCTCCTCATAGATGAGCCTAGCCTGGGTTTAGCTCCTAAGGTGATCGATGCTGTTTATAAATATATATCTGATCTGAGAGAGAGAAGGATAACGATTCTTCTAGCGGAGCAAAATGCTGCGAAAGCGCTTGAGGTGTCTGACTATACATATGTGATTGAGATTGGTAGAATAGTAAAGCATGGGAGATCTTTAGAGCTCGTGGGCGACGATGAGATAAGAAAATCGTATTTGGGGCTTTAAAGCTACAATAGCTATGTTATTAAGCTAGAGCTTTTACCTAACAATAATAAATATCCTTGGCAGGTTTCTGTGGGCGATAGCGTTGGGGCTAGGATAACATATGTATTTGTTGAAGCAGCGCTCGAGCTTGTTCCGAGGGAGCTTCTAGGCTCTAGAGATGTTATTTCGAGTGCTAGGAGAAGGGGTGTAGATCCTTCTAAAATGCTTCTTGACATATCATATCACTATAGATCTATGAGAAGGTATCTAGCAGATTGGTATAAAAGGGGTAGGCCTGATATTATACATACATCTCTCCTAATCCTTTCATCATCCCCCCTCTGGTCTCGAGGCTTGATCGATGCTGTTGTTGAGACAAGGCATGGGCTTATATTTGTGAGGAGCGGGGTTAGGATCCCTAGGAACTACAATAGATTTGTTGGCTTGATGGAGCAGGTGTTGGTCGAGGGCTCTGCACCTCCTGGTAGTGAGAACCCCCTTATATATCTTGTGAAGAAGGATCTCCTAGAATATATTGAGGAGCAGCCTCTAGAATATATAGTTCTTCTTGATGAGAAGGGGAGGAGGGAGGATCCTACTAGCCTATGTAGGAGGATAGCTATGGCGAGGAGATCCGCGATCCTTATTGGAGGGTTCCAGCGGGGAGAGTTCTCCGAGAGGATCTTATCGAGGGGTTTCGAAAGGATCTCTATATATGATGAGAGCCTCGACACATGGGCTGTTGTTTGTAAGATAAACTCGATATTGGAGAGCCTCCTCGGAGTATTCTAGCTCTAATAAGCCCCCCACTAAATATCTATGGGCAATCAAATGGCTGGGAAATGTGTAAGGATACATGTACCGCTAAAGGTAACTATAACGGGAGAGCACGCGGTAGTATATGGCTATCCAGCCCTTGTAGCTGCTATTGATAAAAAGATAGCTATTAAGATGTGTATAAGATCCGATAGGGAGATCAGGGTTATCAGTAGGGGAGCCTCGGCTATTGGTGATATATCCCTCATATGCTCTGGGGAAAGCTGTAGGGGTGAGATCTCTCCAGGCTATGTTGAGAGGCTCTTCTCATATGTATTAAAAGCTATAGAGATATCCTCGAAGACCTTCGAAGATCTCGGGGGCCTCGATATAGAGATATCCTCAGGCGTCCCCGTTGGTGCTGGGCTAGGAACTTCAGCAGCGATCTCAGCCGGGGTGGTGGCTGGATATGCATATCTAGCCAAAAGATCTATTGGAGGAAGGGATATAGCATCGATTGCGAGGAAGGTAGAAGTGGAGGTTCAGGGAGCAGCGTCGCCTATGGATACAGGTGCGGTCTCCCTAGGCGGTGTGCTCCTCGTAAAACCCCTCGAGGCAGAGGTATTCAGGAGGGTTGAGCCGAAGAAGGCATTTGAGATCCTCGTAGCGATAACCCCTAAGAAGAGAAGCACTAGAGAGACGGTCTCGATGGTTAGAAATCTATATAGTAGGTGGAAATCCATAGTAGATCATCTGATGAAGGCGATAGGAGAGATCAGCGAGGAAGCCTCAAAAGCTATTGAGGAAGGGGATTTAAAGGCACTTGGCGAGCTAATGAATATTAACCACAATATATTAAGAGCCCTCGGAATAGTGGATCGTGAGAGCGAGCATATAGCAGATATAATGAGAGCAGCAGGCCTAGAAGGGGTTAAGATAAGCGGTGGAGGCTGGGGTGGGGCTGTAATAGGGATCTCTAGAGAGAGGGCTAGGCTGGAGCAAGCGTTAAACTCGCTAGCAGAGGCAGGGTATATGGCCTTCATATCTTCGATAGATTCTAGGGGTATAGAGTATATGGAGAATTCCAGGTAATCATTACAATTATACAAGCCAGCAATTTTCTCTATAGAAGGTCTAAACCATATTAGCTCCTTCCTCGATAGGGTATAGAGGATCTGCTTAGCTCCAGGGCTATCTATTTCGGCCTCCCATATATTTTCCACTATGCTATGAATATTTGGTGGAATAGGCTGAGGGTGAGTATAAGGCTCTATGCAGTATTAAGAGATCTATATGGGGTCGATAAAGATATAATCGAGATCCCTGAGGGCTCCACCGTTAGAGATCTCCTAAAGATACTTAGTAAGAGGAGCAAGGCTCTAGAGGATTTTATGGAGAAGAGGCTCTCATCTATAATCACCCTTGTTAATGGTCTATACGCTCCACAGGATCAAAAGCTGAGGGAGGGGGATGTCGTAGATCTTCTCCCACCGGCTTCTGGCGGATGCAATGATCTTAGAATAGTGTCTAGGGATGGGATGCCAAGCCTCAAAGAGATCGTAGAGGATGCCGAGAAACATGCTGAGGAGGAGGGGTTGGGAGCATTGCTA from the Sulfolobales archaeon genome contains:
- a CDS encoding branched-chain amino acid ABC transporter permease, whose protein sequence is MVIRSLRDIDLLVIIAAFSLLTILPTIYSNYFFVNSLFLATIYMISSTAWNIMGGYTGLISFGHAAFFGLGAYSLAITYNVGINPWIGIVIAGTISSLFALAISPPLLRLKSHWFALGTIAVGEALKLFFNNWEYVGGARGIELARREYTLQWVYFVEPIYYNYVAIAIASISIASMMILMRSRLGYYLQSIRESEETAMSVGIDPFKYKMIAMIASAFFTGVAGALYALRYRYVDPFSTMDLFISVQICLVAIVGGVYSFSGPIIGALTIVPIAEYIRAVIGGFYGARYFGIHLLIYGLVLLALSLYSPGGIISAIKKITGVRR
- a CDS encoding 16S rRNA methyltransferase; translation: MGDSVGARITYVFVEAALELVPRELLGSRDVISSARRRGVDPSKMLLDISYHYRSMRRYLADWYKRGRPDIIHTSLLILSSSPLWSRGLIDAVVETRHGLIFVRSGVRIPRNYNRFVGLMEQVLVEGSAPPGSENPLIYLVKKDLLEYIEEQPLEYIVLLDEKGRREDPTSLCRRIAMARRSAILIGGFQRGEFSERILSRGFERISIYDESLDTWAVVCKINSILESLLGVF
- a CDS encoding ABC transporter ATP-binding protein; amino-acid sequence: MKTILRAEGISKRFGGVIALNKVSIEVKEGEFLGIIGPNGSGKTTLFNIITGFVKPDEGRVIYMGIDITGLPPHRIARMGIARTFQIMRPLENLSVFDNLVTYALPRSRSKKEAVEKAERVLKLVGLSDKRDLLARDLNAAEKRRLELGRAIISEPKLLLLDEVLAGLSPAEIDRSLDLLGRIHSMGITIVMIEHIMRAVMRICRRIVVLNYGNIIAEGTPEEVSRDPRVIEAYLGKPIAEGFKAG
- a CDS encoding ABC transporter ATP-binding protein, with amino-acid sequence MGYRVVGDLVIESLDVFYGNVQILRGVSMHVREGNITALIGPNGSGKTTLLKTISGLLKPLKGSIRYEGKELTLLKPHEIVELGIVHVPEGRRLFPNLSVYENLKLGAYSKRARNRFEENLDKVLAMFPILKERLKQKAGTLSGGEQQVLAIARALMAEPRVLLIDEPSLGLAPKVIDAVYKYISDLRERRITILLAEQNAAKALEVSDYTYVIEIGRIVKHGRSLELVGDDEIRKSYLGL
- the mvk gene encoding mevalonate kinase, with product MAGKCVRIHVPLKVTITGEHAVVYGYPALVAAIDKKIAIKMCIRSDREIRVISRGASAIGDISLICSGESCRGEISPGYVERLFSYVLKAIEISSKTFEDLGGLDIEISSGVPVGAGLGTSAAISAGVVAGYAYLAKRSIGGRDIASIARKVEVEVQGAASPMDTGAVSLGGVLLVKPLEAEVFRRVEPKKAFEILVAITPKKRSTRETVSMVRNLYSRWKSIVDHLMKAIGEISEEASKAIEEGDLKALGELMNINHNILRALGIVDRESEHIADIMRAAGLEGVKISGGGWGGAVIGISRERARLEQALNSLAEAGYMAFISSIDSRGIEYMENSR